From a region of the Cygnus atratus isolate AKBS03 ecotype Queensland, Australia chromosome 3, CAtr_DNAZoo_HiC_assembly, whole genome shotgun sequence genome:
- the LGSN gene encoding lengsin — protein MNEKKDLTQENTSGSANDEVDGNNICSFRKKKGVKGTTKHVPLLENEKTELSHTSKIPDPHHLQGITGCSEPPSHQSLQNLTNFPPVQKDRGDSGSSHFVSSVKEDMSGETHEIPENSGTGKKVIEKMRKKIDTPDKTKLPMGAQAASNTEKAGCTDTVYKEEDSEKMDCIQEEQGRTDEDSKFHMTKTGFMESTATTQGRSTAESFTPGISEQSLEELKKLLSEGPLPDYGPNCSGRSGGTFSQQNLKPGEKIADKQGRSFEMFSLHFGKENQKYHSFHKDGVGQQSKSLLVLSSAGSDQQQPAGGEVDQPILRQPATSTSAESTAPEIEFGSSASHTASSREPDINSLRNPTLLHLFSHIEFIKQQMARDNIQFVRFESIDLHGVSRSKNVPSRFFHEKAIHGVAMPRSYLELTLNPKDNEIDYINATNFNCDIILNPDLSTFRILPWTEQTARVICDSFTVLGNPLMTSPRHIAKKQLSQLQDNGFSLHSAFTYEFCIYGITEVVNSKTISFPAATILNNHDQTFIQELIEGMYYTGANIESFSSSSGPGQMEITFHPAFGIDAADSAFTFRTGIKEVAKKYNYVASFFSESGFYNSGALSHSLWDVNGQKNLFSTGYGVEELTDIGTNWLSGLLAHSAAISCLMAPTTSCRKPYSKYSKESKETVNAKWAYNDNSCAFNVKCHVGKGTHIENKLSSATANPYLVLAATVAAGLDGIKRGLRYDDMSQEENRVSDLKPSSIPLKLEDALVALEKDSCIQEALGETFIRYFVAMKHYELETEEMDIERNKCLGYFI, from the exons AACACATCTGGAAGTGCCAATGATGAAGTTGATGGCAACAATATATgtagtttcagaaagaaaaaaggagtcAAAGGTACAACAAAGCATGTTCCTCTGTTAGAAAATGAGAAGACGGAGTTGTCTCATACCTCGAAAATCCCAGATCCTCATCATCTTCAAGGAATCACTGGTTGTTCAGAACCACCATCACATCAATCTCTTCAAAACCTGACTAATTTTCCTCCAGTGCAAAAAGACAGAGGGGATAGTGGCAGTTCCCATTTTGTCAGCAGCGTGAAAGAAGACATGTCGGGGGAAACACATGAAATCCCAGAAAATTCCGGCACTGGgaaaaaagtaatagaaaaaatgCGTAAGAAGATAGATACACCAGATAAAACAAAGTTGCCTATGGGTGCACAAGCTGccagcaacacagaaaaagctgGGTGTACAGACACAGTGTACAAGGAAGAGGACAGTGAAAAGATGGACTGTATACAAGAAGAACAGGGTAGGACAGATGAAGATAGCAAGTTTCATATGACAAAGACAGGCTTCATGGAGAGTACTGCAACCACACAAGGAAGAAGTACTGCAGAGTCCTTCACACCTGGCATTTCTGAACAAAGTctggaagagctgaaaaaacTTCTAAGTGAAGGTCCTCTGCCTGACTATGGGCCCAATTGCAGTGGCAGGTCAGGTGGCACTTTTTCTCAGCAAAACCTGAAGCCTGGGGAGAAAATAGCTGACAAACAGGGCAGATCCTTTGAGATGTTTAGTCTccattttggaaaagagaatCAAAAGTACCATAGTTTCCACAAGGACGGAGTGGGACAGCAGAGCAAATCTCTTCTGgtcctcagctctgctgggtcTGATCAGCAACAGCCAGCAGGCGGTGAGGTGGATCAACCTATTCTGAGACAACCAGCAACTTCTACGAGTGCAGAAAGCACTGCTCCGGAGATTGAGTTCGGCTCTTCTGCAAGCCACACCG CATCCAGCAGAGAGCCTGATATAAACAGCCTCAGAAATCCAACTCTCCTTCACCTCTTCTCTCATATTGAATTTATTAAGCAGCAGATGGCCAGAGACAACATACAGTTCGTCAGATTTGAATCAATAGACCTCCACGGTGTGTCAAGATCAAAGAATGTTCCTTCTCGCTTTTTTCAT GAAAAAGCAATTCATGGTGTTGCCATGCCCAGAAGTTATCTTGAACTGACCCTGAATCCTAAGGATAATGAAATAGATTACATAAATGCAACAAATTTTAATTGTGACATAATCCTCAACCCTGATTTATCAACGTTTCGAATTCTACCCTGGACTGAGCAGACTGCTAGAGTGATATGTGATTCTTTCACTGTACTGGGCAACCCTCTAATGACCTCACCTAGGCACATTGCCAAGAAGCAGCTGAGCCAGCTTCAGGACAATGGCTTTTCTCTACACTCTGCCTTCACTtatgaattttgtatttatggCATTACTGAGGTTGTAAATTCAAAGACAATATCCTTTCCTGCAGCAACGATACTAAATAACCATGACCAGACATTCATTCAGGAGCTCATTGAAGGAATGTATTATACTGGAGCCAACattgaaagcttttcttcttccagtggGCCTGGACAAATGGAGATCACTTTTCATCCAGCATTTGGAATAGATGCTGCTGACAGTGCCTTCACATTTAGAACAGGCATTAAAGAGGTGGCTAAGAAGTATAACTATGTAGCTAGCTTTTTCTCAGAATCAGGATTCTACAATTCAGGGGCTCTTTCACACAGCCTGTGGGATGTGAATGGccaaaagaatttgttttctactgGTTATGGAGTTGAGGAGCTCACAGATATTGGAACAAATTGGCTATCTGGTCTCTTGGCACACTCAGCAGCTATTAGCTGTTTGATGGCTCCTACCACCAGCTGCCGTAAGCCTTATTCCAAATACAGTAAAGAATCAAAAGAGACTGTAAATGCAAAATGGGCATATAATGATAACAGCTGTGCCTTTAATGTCAAATGTCACGTTGGAAAAGGTACTCATATAGAGAATAAATTAAGTTCTGCTACAGCAAACCCCTACCTCGTGCTCGCTGCTACAGTTGCTGCAGGTCTAGATGGAATAAAAAGAGGACTTAGGTATGATGATATGTCCCAAGAAGAAAACCGTGTTTCTGATCTGAAACCTTCATCCATCCCTTTGAAGCTAGAAGATGCTCTTGTTGCACTTGAGAAAGATTCATGCATTCAGGAAGCATTAGGTGAAACTTTTATCAGATATTTTGTTGCCATGAAACATTATGAGttagaaactgaagaaatggaTATTGAAAGGAATAAATGCCTGGGGTATTTTATTTAG